The following nucleotide sequence is from Cygnus atratus isolate AKBS03 ecotype Queensland, Australia chromosome 15, CAtr_DNAZoo_HiC_assembly, whole genome shotgun sequence.
CCTGTTCTGATTCCGCAGGAAAGGGGTGAAAACTTCCCATATGAGTCCTCTGGGCACTTCCTTCTTTGTGTGCATATGGTTTAGATCCCCttcaggcttttttgtttgttttttttttgatgttgttgtaAGGTCTTTTGTCCATGTCAGCCTGCAGCCATTGCCAACCTGATCTATCACTTCCTCACTTGACTGGGCTATCATCTTCTCACTGCATCGTTCCTGGTTTAAGGCTCTCCTCACCAGGCTGGCCAGCCTCTTTACAAAAGCAACTGTTGCCTCACTTGGTCAGCTGGATGCCATCTCTGCCTGTCAGTGCTCAAAGAGGGTTCTGTTGTTGTAAAAGCCACATTCCTGTTGCCAGTAGCAGCTGTGCTACCACTTAGGCTTGGCTTCACAGAGCTCCCAGCCCTTCTCCTGCTGTAGAGCGCAGACCCTGCTCTGTAGGTGCAGATctgtgggaggaggaagagctccctccctcctggtGCCAGCGCTGAGTCTTCCAGCCTTCACCAGCACAGGGTTTGCCAGCCCAGTGAGCAGATTCTGGGTGCTCCTAGTGGCATCGAGGCTTCAGTTTCTGCAGGTTGTTGTCTGTCCATCTCTCTCATcatcccagctgctgtgcagtgtgCTGACCTCCTCCTGTAGCTCCTTGTCCTGGCAGCACAGCTTCTCAACCAGTCCACGCCAGGACAGGGAGAGGCACCCGGTGTTCCCACAGCCTGAGACTGGAGCGATGCGTGCTCCCTCCGCAGCTCAGAGTGAATCCAGGTGCCCGCTGTGCCGGGGCTGGTTGGTGCTGGAGCTGTACCCTGTGGTGTCCCTGCGTCTGCCCACGCGTGCTGCTCTCAGGGAGCTTCCAGCTCCCCACTGCACGAGCTGCGGCATCTCGTGGCTCCTGAGAGTGAGACTGGTGTGTGTGAGCTGTCTTTGCAGTTTCCAAAATGTGACACTAGGGATAGTTGTGGTATGAGTAATTTGGACTGTCAGGGCAGTGGGAAGTAGTCCACACCTGACCCTCTCACACCGTGCTGTGATCAGCAGGACAGTGCGCTGGGCACGCTGTAACCCCCAGCCTAGCAGAGACGTTACCTCTACCGCTTAGACTGGGGTTAGGTAACCGCAGGCTTTAAAAGCCGACGGTTGGCTAGCCCATGCTCGTGGTGGTGTGCAGTTTGATCAGCTGTGTTCCTTTTGGATTCACTTCCTAGCATTCAAGggatttctttctgcatgttttctattcaggtattttcagtttcactttTTTACAAAACGGGATGCTTTATTCGGCTACAGTCATGCACACTAAAACACTAAAAGGTAGGCGTCCAGCTCCCACAGGACATGTCTGGAACATGTGCAGCAATTAGTCTTAAATCAAAAGCTGTCAGAGCTTACAATGAAAGTACAGCTGCTCAGCTCAAGCCTTTGCAGCTGTCCTCTGGGTTGCAAACACCAACCAGCATCAGATTTTGATGAACCAGGTGTGGCTCAGCACCTTGATCTTTGAGAGAAGACTGTCCCTTGGGAAGCATCCCAGTGACACGTGTTGCCTGAGCATGGCAGTGGTAGCCGAGCAGTCCTTCCTGCTGCCTGACTGTTCGGTGGAAGGTTTTGCTGCCTGGAAGAGCAAAGGAATCTTTCCCAGATGCAGGGGACAGGTCGCGTCCCCCAGTGccgctgcaggcagctgggtgcTGTTTCTGGAAACCCCTTCAAAAGCTGTTCGGTGTCAGCGTTGCGCAGAATGGAAGCCGACAGGCAGCGAGCTGTTAGGGGTGCTCCCACAGACCCCTGAGGGCTTGCCAGTGGCTCTGCCCTCGTGTTCTGCCGGATGCTTTCTGCCCTTGTTATCCTGCCCCGGGTCTGCTGACCACGTTGGTGGCAGGAGCTGTGTTGTGCACAGCGGCCTGGGGCAGTCAGGTCACTGACAGTGGCTTTGTACCACTAGAGGGCTGCCGAAGGGACGCTTTGCACTGCTTGGCTGCTGTTTTGAATGTAGCTAACATCCACTCAGccaccttttccctttctctctgcctCCGGAgccctctggcagcagcagaagcagcttttaCGTAACACTGCCGTGACTGGGGCTAactcctcctgctctctctttCCTAGCTACCTGTCCGAGGAAGATGTTCTGGACCAAGCAAACCCTTTTGTTCAGCTTGTGAGTGGAGTGGTTTGGCTCCTGAGAGACGGGGAAGTGTACATCGGTCAGAGTCAGACGGCTGAGTGTGATGAAACTCAGTCCACAGGTAAATACCGTAAAGCTTCAGCCTGGGCGTAGATTGTCCTGATGAGGCTGTTGGAAGGTGGTGGGAGCTCCGGGAACTGTTGTCTAGTTGCAGTATTTGCTACTCACTTAAGAGGGCAACATTTTTTCTGCGCTGCTTTACCCAAGTGTGTGGCAGGTGCGGTACAAGTGCGGCAGTCTgcaaggcagggctgtgcttgcCTGTTCAGTGCTATCGAAGAGAATTTGCTAAGGACTGTGAGAAGTGGTAGCACGTTTGGTGTTAATGCTTGTCCGGAGAAACTCAAAGCAGGTGCCTCCTGTAGGACATGAAAACTGAGGGCTTCTGTGTCCCCTTCCTTTGTCCCTGTGCCAGATGGAAACCTGACAAGAGTGCTTCTAGGCATGTTATTCCTAGATAGCTCGGATAAACAAGAGGAACCTGGGCTCTGTTCTCATTGTGTTTCAGTTTAGCTGTGCCCTTTGCTGGGAGCTGTTTTGCAGGCAGATGCGTCTAAACAGCCAGTCCTGTCAGCCAGCTGGTGGATGAATCATTTCCTCTCCTGCACAGGAACCTTTGAGAAGTTCATCAATGTGATATCAGCCAGGACCGCAGTTGGACACGACAGTCAAGGGCAGCTGGTCTTGGTTCACGTGGATGGACAGACAGAATCCAGAGGGTAAGGCCAGGGCTGGGGTGAGCCCTCAGGGGAGGTGCAAGTTCAGTCTTGAAATTCTGTCACTAGAGCTGCAGGGATTCTGCAGCTGCCACTAACGTGTTCTAAGGCAGAGACCTGCAGAATTGAAGAGGTCATTTGAAGGCACTGCCTGATGGTTTGTGGTGCTAGAACGGCAGAGCCACAGGGTGCTACGGCAGCCTTCAGGCAGCGAGTCAGCATACATGGGATGGGAGAGCTGCTGAGGAGAGGGGCCGAGCTTCTGGTACAGCAGTGCCATCCAAGTCGGATGGCGTGAACGAACAGTGACAACCGTTTGCTTTTGCAGGCTCAACCTCTGGGAAATGGCTGACTTTCTGAAGCAGCAGGGAATCATCAATGCGATCAACCTGGATGGTGGAGGGTCCGCAACACTAGTCCTAAATGGGACCCTCGCAAGCTACCCGTCAGAGCACTGGTAGGTGCTGGCTGCATGTGCCAGGACTGCACAGGAAACTGCGCAGCTCCCGTTAGCGTGCAGAGCTCGGTCCCATCCCTCTGGTCTGCTGGGGAGTCAGTCCTAGCATTGCTAGAAGTTCACAGTGTAAAGGCAAGTGGCAGGTTCTCGGGGAGAGTGACTCTAAATTTAAAGCAATTAGTAACTACCTGTATTTTCCACTTAGTCATCTGGGATTAAAGTTTAGCTGTTTTCAGACATGCAGCAAAGCTGTTTGAGGCGATGGAGTGGCCTTGTGTAGGAACTGGGTATGAAAGCAGCTCTTGACTGAGGAATTTGCAGTTGCATGTTCACCCAGATTTGCAGAGATCTGTCAACAGTGTATTATTTGTGGAAGAGAAACACTGACCTGGAGACCCTGCTCTGCCTCAAGTCAGGGTACCtaaagaataatttatgttAGATTTaggttttcagctgtttctgacTGCAGCGATTGAAAATTCTGTTTGCTGTCTGGCAGTTGAAAGCCAAGTGTTGCTATTACTGCAACAATGTCCCTTACGTCAAAGGCAGTAATGTTCTAATAAAGACATATTGAACACGAAAGTTAGGAAAGCAAGGGCTGCTTACACGGAGACTTTGCTTGCACGTTGCTTTTTTGTAATTCTGTGTTTGAAATGACTCCTGTCCGATAGGAGTTAATACTTCGGTAAAACGCTGACTCAAATCtaactttatatttttccattattgaCATTCTCCTTTGTCAGTGTGAATCGGGATGAAAATCCGTGGTTGTTACCAACCGGTTTCATgtagggctgggagcagcaaaATGCTTGCACACCTTATGGGACCCATCTTCTGTCCCCAGCTCCTTTGACAACATGTGGCGTTGCCCTCGGAGCATCTCGACCATCATGTGCATCCACGAGCCCGCCTGCGAGCCCGCAGACTGCAGCGGTCACGGGGACTGTGTGCAAGGGGAGTGCCGCTGCGCTGGGGACTTCTGGAGAGGTCCAGCCTGTGACATGTTGGACTGCGGCCCTTCCAACTGCAGCCTGCACGGCACCTGCACGGACTGTGAGTCACTGTGCTGCAACAGGGGGTGTCCCTGGGTGGCGGTCGGGGGCACGGGGGTGAATTGCTCACCTGGTCAGAGCAGTCCAGCTCGCTGTAGTACAGGTGTCACGTGCAGAGGCACCAGGCTCTGTGTCACAGTGTGTGGTCCTGGCTGGTCCCCGGAGCCCTTTCCCATCGTGGGCTGAAGGGTTGCAGCTGATGCCAtttgccaccagcagcagctgcttccctCCCAGCCGAGGCTGCCCATGTTTTGGTGCCCAGGCTTCTGGTGCTGCAGGTGCCAGTCCCCCCCTTTGCAAGCCAGGAGGGGCTCTGCCTCAGCCCTGGTCGTACCTTCTGGTGCACGAAGCTGTTTCCCTCCAGGGGTGGAGGCAGTCAGAACATACTGCCTTTAGggaacagcagcactgccaagCTAGGACTCAGATTTGGAAGCTAGAGCTGTAATAGGGCTTCACTTCAAACTCCGTCTCTCAGATTCCCTTTTTGACCCCTGTGCTTGTGCTCctggttttctttgtaaatgagATGTTGGAAAGGGCAGTGTATTACACTGCATGACAAATAACGCAGCTGAGTTCTGCCCCCTCCCTTTGTggttccttttttccccctacttaGTTACCCCGCGTCACAGTTTTTACAAGTGCAATTGCTACTCTTCTGTAAACTGGTCTTGAAACCAGCAACTGCTGTAACACACAACCCTCAGCTTTTGCTCTTCTATACCAGCTTACTCCAGcttacttttttcatttcttttgtacCTCCCTGGTTTAACTCACAGCCCAGTTTGAACCAGTGAAATGACTGGGCAGAGCTCACTGGGTGCAGGTGTTGCCAATAGCTGACCCAGAGTTAATAACTCAAAATCCAATCAAGCAGGAGGTGTCTTGGGAACTGCTGTGTGGGGCAGGTGTAATGGGTGGGGTTTTTGTACCTGACCTCTTTGTGAGTTCAGGATTCCTCGTCTGTGGGTTCCCTGGCAGAGGCAGCCTGATCTCAAGTTAAGAGGCCACCCCAAGAAGCAGAGGCTCCTAATTTTGAGTTCCTGCAATTTCTAAGCATTTCTGTGTTGTTAATGTCTGTTTGTGTATATTTGCACAGCTGGATGCCTGTGTGATGCTGGCTGGGTTGGCAGCAACTGCAGTGAAGGTAATGCTGATTTCTACTCCACTCTAATTCTTTGTAGTCGTCAAGAGGATAGCCCGAACTGCTTCCTCgtgggctggctggctgcagtAGGGGGGAGGTCTCCCAATACTCTTTTCCAAGAGGGAGTAGCAAAGGGCAAGGCTACAGCATGCTCTCTTTTTTTGTCAGTGTGAGCTTAACTGCAGCCTGAGACTCTCAAGGTTGGGTTGGTGTGAAGCCCTTTGCAAACTGCCCTTTTCCTGCCACTTGGAGTCATGGTCCCTGGGTGAGATGTGCTGCTCCTTGGTCAAGGCACAGACTTTTTTCTGAGCAGCCATCAACATCCTGGGCCAGTGAATGCTCTGGGGTATAACATGGGGTGAGACTGCACGTGTTTGTGACAAGGCCTGATGCCATCTCTGCTTGTCTCCTGCAGCTTGTGCAAGCGGTTCCTACGGGGATGCTTGCACCCAGAAATGCCAGTGCCAGAATGGTGGCTCGTGTGACCCCGTGCACggagcctgctcctgcccagctgggtacTATGGCACCAGCTGTGAGCATGGTAAGGGCTGCTCTGGAAaacagcctgggctggggagaggctttttttgtcatatttgaGCCACCTCATGTAAGCATCTCAAGCGTGAGCTCTGCTGAACAGTACTAGGCCTCAGCTTCACAGCTGGAGCATAACCTGCCAGCTCTTAAGAGCTCGCCTGTCCCACCTGAATTGACtataaagaaaaggaacagagaggagagaggagacaTTTTCTTTATCATTAGAAAACTGCAGATCCCTCTTGAGTCtctgcccagaaaagctgtgttgctttttttttttggtgtgtgtagAAAACAAATGCCCACATGCCTTTCCCTTgaaggtgctgcagcaggccCTGCCCGCAGGTCACGCTTCGGGTGATCCAAGTCAGTGACTGTGAAAGGCTCCAAAGGGCCCATCTGGCTTCTGGCCTTGGAATTCCAGCTGTGCGTGTGCTGGTGATAACTGAGCTGGCAACATGCTCAGTTGGGTAACTGCaatttttctgaagtactgGAGGCTCCTGCCTATCTGCCTGAACAGCCTGCTCTGCTGACAGGACAAGTTAATTACAGCGTGGGTGTAAACTTGTGTGCGCAGTTACTTCAGTGATGCTTTGTTCTCAGCCTAAGAACACTCAACTAGCCTGATCCCTATTTTACAAAAGCTCCTCCTAGAAGTAAGCAAAATAACAGTAGTTAACTTTGAGTTCAGTGCTTTCAGGCTGATGGAGAATGCAGAGGGGGAAGTTGAACACCTTTGTCAGGCTGCAGGAAACATGGGGGCTTTGAAGCTGACTATTCAGCACAACTAAAGAGTCTGCTGGATGCCTGTGCTCAGACAGAAGTACCTCCTTCCCTTTAGGAATTGGGCACTGCCCCCCTGCCACCTTTGCTTATGAGCCAAAGAGCAGGCCAGTAGCTCAAaggtggcaggaaaaaaatgcattgaaagCAACAGTGCTGGAGCCTGCTGTGGTGCCAGAGGCACGATGAATACCTCATCAGCTATATGCAAGGGCTGAGCCTCTCTTACAGCTGCGAGTGTGTCCCTCTTTCCTGGCACTCGGCTGGTGAGACAGGCACAACTGAGCTGGGGGCTAagggggagctgcagggtgaCGGACTGGCTGAGTTCTGAGCACGCAGAGCTCTGATAATAACCAGCTTCTTTGTGATCCATTTCCTAGCATGCCCCATGGGCTGGTATGGGCCAAactgccagcagctctgtgcatgTGAACATGCATGTCCCTGCGACCGAGAGACGGGCAGCTGTAACATCACCTATGATTTGGCAATACAGGACCAGCTAAACAAAGGTACCTCTGAGTGCATTGGggtggattattatttttttaagtagttgGAAGAGCATCTTTGGCACATAATGTTCTGTTTGCTTAGTCAACAGGCTTGAGTTTCTGTTATCTTAGCTGAGCTTACCCTTGTTCACTGCAATTTTAACCCTTCACTaactttcttccctctttgttttccagctgggcAGTGTTTGGCTTCCCAGAATaagggaaagagcaaagaaaaattctctCTGTCAGAGTAAGTGTGTAATACTGGTCACGCGTATACACACCCAGAGTAACGTGAGGCAAAGCGACAAAACCTAGTTGTAAGACAAGTGCTGAGCTGAAGCCACCATCAGGGACAGGTCATGAGCTGAGCCTAGTGCCAAGCAGCTTGCACAAACAACCACCTTTCCTCTCCCACTGATGCACTGTATGTCCAGCAAAAGGACCAGGACAGACCCACCACCAGAGCCCGGCTTTGGTAGTATTACTGAAGCTACAGCCTCTCTGCAGGCACTTTGGTCACGCACTAACTGAGGGCAAAGCCAAAACCACCCATTAGCTCTGGCTGCCATAGCAGCCTGTCAGAGCCTTGCACAGAGCCTGTTCTCACCTGCCTGAGAACACAACCATAAGCTTGAGATGACAGAGAAGAGAGTACAAACCTTGAGAAATCACTTGCGCA
It contains:
- the NAGPA gene encoding N-acetylglucosamine-1-phosphodiester alpha-N-acetylglucosaminidase, which encodes MAAAVAAGAAGGERGRRRALGRALAAAALAALGWLQAALGAGAASGPRLLQPYPPGRHGPRHHHRDVRDCQPLQHGNVTHEAWPGDSSTGLPLATTRTFVSYVPSVGDGRRVVYGHFTFVRNPRRTLSVLEPGGVGGCQARRRAPVEETARLGKCLVAQNGGYFDMETGECLGNVVSDGRLVRNARGLQNAQFGIRKDGTMVFGYLSEEDVLDQANPFVQLVSGVVWLLRDGEVYIGQSQTAECDETQSTGTFEKFINVISARTAVGHDSQGQLVLVHVDGQTESRGLNLWEMADFLKQQGIINAINLDGGGSATLVLNGTLASYPSEHCSFDNMWRCPRSISTIMCIHEPACEPADCSGHGDCVQGECRCAGDFWRGPACDMLDCGPSNCSLHGTCTDSGCLCDAGWVGSNCSEACASGSYGDACTQKCQCQNGGSCDPVHGACSCPAGYYGTSCEHACPMGWYGPNCQQLCACEHACPCDRETGSCNITYDLAIQDQLNKAGQCLASQNKGKSKEKFSLSERTWISMTSVLALLLVISTMGNIGFFLKARSERQRKSGDYLYHPLMEMNGEASHNSTSAACETEDTQE